One genomic window of Streptomyces spiramyceticus includes the following:
- a CDS encoding ABC transporter ATP-binding protein yields MADDNTQGRIPTVIADDVHIVYRVNGGAGGRGSATAALSRIMKRGKGDAPGVRKVHAVRGVSFTSYRGEAIGLIGSNGSGKSTLLRAIAGLLPTEQGKVYTDGQPSLLGVNAALMNDLTGERNVILGGLAMGMSREEIRERYAQIVDFSGINEKGDFITLPMRTYSSGMAARLRFSIAAAKDHDVLMIDEALATGDRKFQIRSEQRIRELRKEAGTVFLVSHSNKSIRDTCDRVLWLEKGELLMDGPTDEVLKAYEKETGR; encoded by the coding sequence GTGGCTGACGACAACACGCAGGGGCGTATCCCCACGGTCATCGCCGACGACGTGCACATCGTGTACCGGGTCAACGGCGGCGCGGGCGGCCGTGGCAGTGCCACCGCCGCACTGAGCCGCATCATGAAGCGCGGCAAGGGCGACGCACCCGGCGTACGCAAGGTGCACGCGGTACGAGGGGTGTCCTTCACCTCCTACCGCGGCGAGGCGATCGGCCTGATCGGTTCGAACGGCTCGGGCAAGTCCACCCTGCTGCGCGCCATCGCGGGCCTCCTCCCCACGGAACAGGGCAAGGTCTACACGGACGGCCAGCCCTCGCTGCTCGGCGTGAACGCGGCTCTGATGAACGACCTGACCGGCGAGCGCAATGTCATCCTCGGCGGCCTTGCGATGGGCATGTCGCGCGAGGAGATCCGCGAGCGGTACGCGCAGATCGTCGACTTCTCGGGCATCAACGAGAAGGGCGACTTCATCACGCTGCCGATGCGGACGTATTCGTCCGGCATGGCGGCGAGGCTGCGCTTCTCGATCGCCGCTGCCAAGGATCACGACGTACTGATGATCGACGAGGCGCTGGCCACGGGTGACCGGAAGTTCCAGATCCGCTCCGAGCAGCGGATCCGCGAGCTCCGCAAGGAGGCCGGCACGGTCTTCCTGGTCAGCCACAGCAACAAGTCGATCCGGGACACCTGCGACCGTGTGCTGTGGCTGGAGAAGGGCGAGCTCCTAATGGACGGCCCCACCGACGAGGTCCTCAAGGCCTACGAGAAGGAAACGGGCCGCTAG
- a CDS encoding MMPL family transporter codes for MLTRIAELTLHRARLVLVLGAVAVVAMAAIGMGAFGKLLGGGFDDPDAPSIHAQRVIDEKFGGETNLVFLVRAEPAEGGGPASPAVAERGRSITDGLRNDTTVTNVASYWDAKSPQLTSEDGSQALVVAHVKGKDSEILERADALVDKYAGDRDGVSVQAGGEAAVGNDVTSQVGADLAVAEAIAVPLTLILLVLAFGSVVAALLPLVVGLIAIVGTFAELFVLGTLTDVSVFSVNLTTALGLGLGIDYALLLVSRFREQLAAGQEVPDAVRTTVTTAGRTIVFSAATVAAALAALLIFPPYFLRSFAYAGIGVVAVAALGALLIVPALLALLGHRINKGRMPWADAVRRPDAPFWGRLAGLVVRRPALTALPVLAVLLLAASPLLGVTFGTPDERVLPEDAKSRQVATAVQRDFAGDDDGAVQVVTTGAVAAAPLGAYAQELSRLDGVVRVDASSATYTGGNAREAGPAAAALGRPDAQRLVVVTGHAPKSDAAQDLVRDIRAVPAPAGTETLVGGTDARLVDSKHSIGVRLPFAIGLIVVTTFVLLFLFTGSVVQPLRALLLNGISLSAAAGAMVWIFQDGHLASLLGFTPQPMDTSMTVLLFCVAFGLSMDYEVFVTSRMKELHDAGADRTKTVTQGLARTGRIVSMAAGLLAVSFFAFGTSEISFLQMFGIGSGLAIVIDAVAVRGVLVPAAMRVLGRHAWYAPGSLRRLHARVGLDEAPAPREEARSPAGV; via the coding sequence GTGCTGACCAGGATCGCCGAGCTCACCCTCCACAGGGCCAGGCTCGTACTCGTACTCGGCGCCGTGGCGGTGGTCGCCATGGCAGCCATCGGAATGGGCGCGTTCGGCAAGCTGCTCGGAGGCGGCTTCGACGACCCCGACGCGCCGTCGATCCACGCTCAGCGCGTGATCGACGAGAAGTTCGGCGGGGAGACCAACCTGGTGTTCCTCGTCCGGGCCGAACCCGCCGAGGGAGGCGGGCCGGCCTCCCCGGCCGTCGCCGAGCGCGGACGCTCGATCACCGACGGCCTCAGAAACGACACCACCGTGACCAATGTGGCGTCCTACTGGGACGCCAAGAGCCCGCAGCTGACCTCCGAGGACGGCAGCCAGGCACTGGTTGTCGCCCATGTGAAGGGCAAGGACAGCGAGATCCTCGAACGCGCCGACGCCCTGGTCGACAAGTACGCCGGTGACCGCGACGGGGTGAGCGTGCAGGCCGGCGGCGAGGCGGCGGTCGGCAATGACGTCACGTCCCAGGTCGGGGCCGACCTGGCGGTGGCCGAGGCGATCGCCGTGCCCTTGACGCTGATTCTGCTGGTGCTCGCCTTCGGCAGTGTGGTGGCCGCGCTGCTTCCGCTGGTCGTCGGGCTGATCGCGATCGTCGGCACCTTTGCCGAACTGTTCGTGCTCGGCACTCTCACCGACGTGTCCGTCTTCTCCGTCAACCTGACGACGGCGCTCGGCCTGGGCCTCGGGATCGACTACGCGCTGCTGCTGGTCAGCCGGTTCCGCGAGCAGCTCGCCGCCGGCCAGGAGGTTCCCGACGCCGTACGCACCACCGTGACGACGGCGGGCCGCACCATCGTCTTCTCCGCCGCCACGGTCGCCGCCGCCCTGGCGGCCCTGCTGATCTTCCCGCCGTACTTCCTGCGCTCGTTCGCCTACGCCGGAATCGGCGTGGTCGCGGTGGCCGCACTCGGTGCACTGCTCATCGTGCCCGCCCTGCTGGCTCTGCTCGGCCACCGGATCAACAAGGGCCGCATGCCCTGGGCCGACGCGGTACGACGTCCCGACGCCCCCTTCTGGGGACGCCTCGCGGGCCTGGTAGTGCGCCGCCCCGCGCTGACCGCGCTGCCGGTCCTGGCCGTGCTGCTCCTGGCCGCGAGCCCGCTGCTCGGGGTCACCTTCGGCACCCCGGACGAGCGGGTGCTGCCGGAGGACGCGAAGAGCAGGCAGGTCGCCACCGCCGTCCAGCGGGACTTCGCGGGCGACGACGACGGCGCGGTGCAGGTGGTGACCACGGGAGCGGTCGCGGCCGCGCCGCTCGGTGCGTACGCGCAGGAGCTTTCGCGCCTCGACGGCGTCGTACGGGTCGACGCGAGCTCGGCGACGTACACCGGAGGCAACGCCCGGGAAGCGGGGCCCGCGGCGGCGGCGCTGGGGCGCCCGGACGCCCAGCGGCTCGTGGTCGTCACCGGGCACGCGCCCAAGTCGGACGCGGCGCAGGATCTCGTACGGGACATCCGCGCCGTCCCGGCGCCTGCGGGCACCGAGACGCTCGTCGGTGGTACGGACGCCAGGCTGGTCGACTCGAAGCACTCCATCGGGGTGCGGCTGCCGTTCGCGATCGGGCTGATCGTGGTGACGACCTTCGTGCTGCTGTTCCTCTTCACCGGCAGCGTCGTGCAGCCGCTGCGGGCGCTGCTGCTCAATGGGATCAGCCTTTCGGCGGCCGCCGGTGCGATGGTGTGGATCTTCCAGGACGGCCATCTGGCGTCGCTGCTCGGCTTCACGCCTCAGCCGATGGACACCTCGATGACCGTGCTGCTGTTCTGCGTCGCGTTCGGTCTTTCGATGGACTACGAGGTCTTCGTGACCAGCCGGATGAAGGAGCTGCACGACGCGGGGGCCGACCGTACGAAGACGGTCACCCAGGGACTGGCCCGCACCGGCCGCATCGTCTCCATGGCGGCGGGGCTGCTCGCGGTGAGCTTCTTCGCCTTCGGCACGAGCGAGATCAGCTTCCTGCAGATGTTCGGCATCGGCAGCGGACTGGCGATCGTGATCGACGCGGTGGCGGTGCGGGGGGTGCTGGTGCCGGCGGCGATGCGGGTGCTGGGGCGGCACGCCTGGTACGCCCCCGGCTCCCTGCGCCGGCTGCATGCGCGGGTGGGGCTCGACGAGGCGCCGGCACCGCGGGAGGAGGCGCGTTCGCCCGCCGGGGTATGA
- a CDS encoding TetR/AcrR family transcriptional regulator, whose product MSANSGGKAGYHHGNLRNALIRAAVELAADGGPEKVVLREAARRVGVSPTAAYRHFAGQAELLHAVKIHGQQALADSMEKAADEAPPSTDPGEAAELRLSAIGRGYVRFALTQPGLYRSAFCPPVAGEGEAKGEWTGVAAPGDDPEYRAFVLLTGALDALVAAGRMPERNRPAAEAAAWAGVHGLSLLILDGPMRHLPDAERDAVIERTLRMIVSGMVAP is encoded by the coding sequence ATGTCAGCGAACTCGGGCGGCAAGGCCGGCTACCACCACGGCAACCTGCGCAATGCGCTGATCAGGGCCGCTGTCGAGCTCGCGGCAGACGGCGGCCCCGAAAAGGTCGTCCTGCGCGAGGCCGCCCGCCGCGTCGGCGTCTCGCCCACCGCCGCCTACCGCCACTTCGCGGGCCAGGCCGAACTCCTGCACGCCGTCAAGATCCATGGCCAGCAGGCGCTCGCCGACTCGATGGAGAAGGCGGCGGACGAAGCACCTCCCTCCACCGACCCCGGGGAGGCCGCGGAACTGCGGCTCTCGGCCATCGGGCGCGGTTACGTCCGCTTCGCCCTGACGCAGCCCGGCCTCTACCGATCGGCCTTCTGCCCACCCGTCGCGGGTGAGGGTGAAGCCAAGGGGGAGTGGACCGGCGTGGCCGCCCCGGGTGACGACCCGGAGTACCGGGCATTCGTGCTGCTCACCGGCGCACTCGACGCACTGGTCGCGGCCGGGCGCATGCCGGAACGGAATCGTCCGGCTGCCGAGGCCGCTGCCTGGGCGGGCGTACACGGCCTGTCCCTGCTGATCCTCGACGGGCCCATGCGCCATCTTCCCGACGCCGAGCGCGATGCGGTGATCGAACGCACCCTGAGGATGATCGTCTCCGGGATGGTGGCGCCGTAA
- the hpnC gene encoding squalene synthase HpnC: MTGVRHVRPDAHSRTTLDKAADENFPVAPFFLPRAWRHDLMAVYGYARLVDDIGDGDLAPGGADARLLGVDPALADDRLIMLDAFESDLHRVFDRTGDGPRHPLLRALVPTARRCSLTPGPFIGLIEANRQDQLVRRYETYDDLLAYCELSANPVGRLVLAITGTASPERIRRSDAICTALQIVEHIQDVGEDLGRDRIYLPAQDMARFQVQEADLAAPTANASVRALVAFEAERALHLLNEGTPLVGSVHGRLKLLLAGFVAGGRAALTAVAAVGHDVLPGPPKPTKLSLLRAVGAVLR, from the coding sequence ATGACCGGAGTCCGGCACGTGCGCCCAGACGCCCACTCGCGCACCACCCTCGACAAGGCCGCCGACGAGAATTTCCCGGTGGCTCCCTTCTTTCTGCCGCGAGCCTGGCGCCACGACCTCATGGCCGTGTACGGCTACGCCCGCCTCGTCGACGACATCGGCGACGGCGACCTCGCACCCGGCGGCGCCGACGCCCGCCTCCTCGGCGTCGACCCCGCCCTGGCCGACGACCGCCTGATCATGCTCGACGCCTTCGAGTCCGACCTCCACCGCGTCTTCGACCGCACCGGTGACGGCCCGCGCCACCCCCTGCTGCGCGCCCTCGTGCCCACCGCACGTCGCTGCTCCCTCACCCCCGGGCCCTTCATCGGGCTCATCGAAGCCAACCGGCAGGACCAGCTTGTACGGCGCTACGAGACGTACGACGACCTCCTCGCGTACTGCGAGCTGTCCGCCAACCCCGTCGGCCGGCTGGTCCTGGCCATCACCGGCACCGCAAGCCCAGAGCGCATCCGCCGCTCGGACGCGATCTGCACCGCCCTGCAGATCGTCGAACACATCCAGGACGTCGGCGAGGACCTCGGCCGGGACCGGATTTACCTGCCCGCCCAGGACATGGCCCGCTTCCAGGTCCAGGAGGCCGATCTGGCGGCGCCCACCGCGAACGCATCGGTGCGCGCGCTGGTCGCATTCGAAGCGGAACGCGCCCTGCACCTCCTGAATGAAGGCACCCCGCTCGTGGGTAGCGTCCACGGCAGGCTCAAGCTGCTGCTCGCCGGTTTCGTGGCCGGTGGACGTGCCGCCCTCACCGCGGTTGCTGCCGTCGGCCATGACGTACTCCCTGGACCGCCCAAGCCCACCAAGCTCAGCCTGCTGCGCGCAGTGGGAGCTGTCTTGCGATGA
- the hpnD gene encoding presqualene diphosphate synthase HpnD: MSAPVLAAYSYCETVTGQQARNFAYGIRLLPTDKRHAMSALYAFSRRVDDIGDGVLAPEVKRLRLEDTRALLDRVRDGAVDEDDTDPVAVALADSARRFPLPLDGLDELIDGVLMDVRGEEYETWDDLKVYCRCVAGAIGRLSLGVFGTQVGARGTERASEYADTLGLALQLTNILRDVREDADNGRSYLPADDLAKFGCSAGFHGATPPDGSDFVGLVHFEVRRARALFAEGYRLLPLLDRRSGACVAAMAGIYRRLLDRIERDPEAVLRGRVSLPGREKAYVAVRGLSGLDARHISRQSVRRRV, encoded by the coding sequence ATGTCCGCACCGGTACTCGCCGCGTACAGCTACTGCGAGACCGTGACCGGGCAGCAGGCGCGCAATTTCGCGTACGGCATCAGACTGCTGCCGACCGACAAGCGTCACGCCATGTCGGCGCTCTACGCCTTCTCGCGGCGCGTGGACGACATCGGCGACGGTGTCCTCGCGCCCGAGGTCAAGCGGCTGCGCCTGGAAGACACCCGTGCCCTGCTCGACCGCGTCCGGGACGGCGCGGTCGATGAGGACGACACCGACCCGGTCGCCGTGGCGCTCGCCGACTCGGCCCGGCGGTTCCCGCTCCCGCTCGACGGCCTCGACGAGCTCATCGACGGCGTCCTCATGGACGTACGCGGCGAGGAGTACGAGACCTGGGACGACCTCAAGGTCTACTGCCGCTGCGTCGCGGGCGCCATCGGACGGCTCTCGCTGGGCGTGTTCGGCACCCAGGTCGGCGCGCGCGGCACAGAACGCGCCTCCGAGTACGCCGATACGCTGGGCCTCGCCCTCCAGCTCACCAACATCCTCAGGGACGTCCGCGAGGACGCGGACAACGGGCGCAGCTATCTGCCCGCCGACGACCTCGCCAAGTTCGGCTGCTCGGCGGGCTTCCACGGCGCCACCCCGCCCGATGGCTCCGACTTCGTGGGCCTGGTGCACTTCGAAGTACGCCGCGCCCGCGCCCTGTTCGCCGAGGGCTACCGGCTGCTGCCGCTGCTCGACCGGCGCTCCGGCGCCTGCGTCGCAGCCATGGCCGGCATCTACCGGCGGCTCCTCGACCGCATCGAGCGCGACCCCGAGGCAGTCCTGCGCGGCCGGGTCTCGCTGCCGGGACGCGAGAAGGCGTACGTCGCCGTGCGCGGCCTCTCCGGCCTCGACGCCCGGCACATCTCGCGGCAGAGCGTCAGGAGGCGTGTCTGA
- the hpnE gene encoding hydroxysqualene dehydroxylase HpnE has translation MPTARAGAAGHAVVVGGGLAGVTSAIQLADAGMRVTLLEGRPRLGGLAFSFRRGDLTVDNGQHVYLRCCTAYRWFLDRVEGTELAPMQRRMDVPVLDIGHTDAPRLGRLRRTALPVPLHLAASLATYPHLSLAERASVGRAALGLKKLDPADPALDGVDFATWLGRHGQSERTIEALWDLVGVATLNATAPNASLGLAAMVFKTGLLSEPGAADIGWSHVPLGELHDTLARKALDSAGVRTELRTRVISVSRTAGGGWDVETDGERIAADAVVLAVPQREAHGLLPHGAIDDADRLLDIGTAPILNVHVVYDRKVLRRPFFAALGTPVQWVFDRTHSSGLNGGGQYLAVSQSAAQDEIDAPVAELRARYLPELERLLPAARGAVVRDFFVTRERTATFAPTPGVGRLRPGARTNVPGLYLAGAWTATGWPATMESAVRSGISAAGAALTALGRAHEHPLQEAV, from the coding sequence ATGCCGACCGCACGCGCGGGGGCAGCGGGACACGCCGTCGTGGTCGGAGGAGGACTGGCCGGTGTCACGTCCGCGATCCAGCTGGCCGACGCCGGGATGCGGGTGACGCTGCTCGAAGGGCGGCCGCGCCTGGGCGGCCTCGCCTTCTCGTTCCGCCGAGGCGACCTCACCGTCGACAACGGCCAGCACGTCTACCTGCGCTGCTGCACCGCCTACCGCTGGTTCCTCGACCGCGTCGAAGGCACCGAACTCGCCCCGATGCAGCGCCGGATGGACGTCCCCGTGCTCGACATCGGCCACACCGACGCACCCCGGCTCGGACGCCTGCGCCGCACCGCCCTGCCCGTACCGCTGCATCTCGCCGCCAGCCTCGCGACGTATCCGCACCTCTCCCTGGCCGAACGGGCGAGCGTGGGGCGTGCCGCGCTCGGGCTCAAGAAGCTCGACCCGGCCGACCCCGCCCTGGACGGCGTCGACTTCGCGACCTGGCTCGGCCGCCACGGCCAGTCGGAGCGCACCATCGAGGCACTGTGGGATCTCGTCGGCGTCGCGACGCTCAACGCGACCGCGCCGAACGCCTCCCTGGGTCTCGCCGCGATGGTCTTCAAGACCGGCCTGCTCTCCGAGCCCGGCGCCGCCGACATCGGCTGGTCGCACGTACCCCTCGGCGAACTGCACGACACGCTGGCCCGCAAGGCACTCGACTCAGCCGGTGTACGGACCGAACTTCGCACCCGCGTCATCTCCGTGTCCCGCACGGCCGGCGGCGGCTGGGACGTCGAGACGGACGGTGAGCGGATCGCGGCCGACGCCGTCGTCCTCGCTGTACCCCAGCGCGAGGCGCACGGGCTGCTGCCCCACGGCGCCATCGACGACGCCGACCGCCTGCTCGACATCGGCACCGCGCCGATCCTCAACGTCCATGTCGTCTACGACCGCAAGGTGCTGCGCCGGCCCTTCTTCGCTGCGCTCGGCACACCCGTCCAGTGGGTCTTCGACCGTACGCACTCCTCCGGCCTGAACGGCGGCGGGCAGTACCTGGCGGTGTCCCAGTCGGCCGCCCAGGACGAGATCGACGCACCCGTGGCCGAGCTTCGCGCGCGCTACCTCCCCGAGCTGGAGCGGCTGCTGCCCGCCGCACGCGGCGCGGTCGTACGCGACTTCTTCGTCACCCGGGAGCGGACAGCGACGTTCGCCCCCACCCCCGGCGTCGGACGGCTGCGCCCCGGCGCCCGAACGAACGTGCCCGGCCTGTACCTGGCCGGCGCGTGGACCGCCACCGGATGGCCCGCGACCATGGAGAGCGCCGTACGCAGCGGCATCAGCGCCGCCGGCGCGGCGCTCACCGCACTCGGTCGCGCCCATGAACATCCGCTGCAGGAGGCGGTATGA
- a CDS encoding polyprenyl synthetase family protein yields the protein MSTGIGTRGEPVTPVNPAGNTTVDIAALLERGRTLSTPVLKAAVDRLAPPMDTVAAYHFGWIDAQGRPADGDGGKAVRPALALLSAEAAGADAEIGIPGAVAVELVHNFSLLHDDLMDGDEQRRHRDTVWKVHGPAQAILVGDALFALANEILLEMGTVEAGRATRRLTTATRKLIDGQAQDISFEHRERVTVEECLEMEGNKTGALLACAVSIGAVLGGADDRTADTLEAYGYHLGLAFQAVDDLLGIWGDPDATGKQTWSDLRQRKKSLPVVAALAAGGPASEQLAELLSADAKSNDFESFSEAEFATRAALIEQAGGREWTSQEARRQHAVAIEALDAVDMPQQVRAQLTALADFVVVRKR from the coding sequence ATGAGCACTGGTATTGGAACAAGAGGAGAGCCTGTGACCCCGGTGAATCCGGCTGGCAACACCACGGTGGACATCGCCGCGCTTCTGGAGCGCGGCCGCACCCTGTCCACCCCGGTGCTGAAGGCCGCCGTGGACCGGCTCGCGCCGCCCATGGACACCGTCGCGGCCTACCACTTCGGGTGGATCGACGCCCAGGGGCGGCCCGCCGACGGCGACGGCGGCAAGGCCGTACGCCCGGCTCTCGCGCTGCTGTCCGCCGAGGCGGCGGGCGCCGACGCCGAGATCGGCATCCCCGGCGCCGTCGCGGTGGAACTCGTACACAATTTCTCGCTGCTGCACGACGACCTGATGGACGGCGACGAGCAGCGCCGCCACCGCGACACCGTGTGGAAGGTGCACGGCCCGGCCCAGGCGATCCTCGTCGGCGACGCGCTCTTCGCGCTCGCCAACGAGATCCTGCTGGAGATGGGCACCGTCGAGGCGGGGCGTGCCACGCGCCGCCTCACCACCGCGACGCGCAAGCTGATCGACGGCCAGGCGCAGGACATCTCCTTCGAGCACCGCGAGCGGGTCACCGTCGAGGAGTGCCTGGAGATGGAGGGCAACAAGACGGGCGCGCTGCTCGCCTGCGCCGTCTCCATCGGCGCCGTCCTCGGCGGGGCGGACGACCGTACGGCCGACACGCTGGAGGCGTACGGTTACCACCTGGGTCTGGCCTTCCAGGCCGTCGACGACCTGCTCGGCATCTGGGGCGACCCGGACGCAACCGGCAAGCAGACCTGGAGCGATCTGCGACAGCGCAAGAAGTCCCTGCCGGTCGTCGCCGCGCTCGCCGCGGGCGGCCCGGCCTCGGAGCAGCTCGCCGAGCTCCTGTCCGCCGACGCTAAGAGCAACGACTTCGAGAGCTTCTCCGAGGCGGAGTTCGCCACCAGGGCGGCCCTGATCGAGCAGGCGGGCGGCCGAGAGTGGACTTCGCAGGAGGCCCGCAGGCAGCATGCTGTGGCGATCGAGGCTCTCGACGCCGTCGACATGCCTCAGCAGGTCCGTGCGCAGCTCACCGCGCTCGCGGACTTCGTCGTCGTACGAAAGAGATGA
- the shc gene encoding squalene--hopene cyclase translates to MTATTDGSTGAMEPRAAAASETTDTTSGTTPAASDVLDAARRATDRAVEHLLARQDAQGWWKGDLETNVTMDAEDLLLRQFLGIQDEKTVRAAALFIRGEQREDGTWATFYGGPGELSTTIEAYVALRLAGDLPDDPHMARAAAWIRARGGIAASRVFTRIWLALFGWWKWDDLPELPPELIFLPSWFPLNIYEFGCWARQTVVPLTVVSAHRPVRPAPFSIDELHTDPKLPNPPKQLARPTSWEGAFQRLDKVLHLYQKVAPRKLRGAAMKSAARWIIERQENDGCWGGIQPPAVYSLIALHLLGYDLDHPVMRAGLESLDRFAVWRENGARQIEACQSPVWDTCLATIALADAGVRPDDPALVKAADWMMSEQIVRPGDWSVRRPELEPGGWAFEFHNDNYPDIDDTAEVILALRRVAHPDRGRTEATIERGVRWTLGMQSRNGAWAAFDADNTSAFPNRLPFCDFGEVIDPPSSDVTAHVVEMLAVEGKAYHARTRRGIEWLLAEQEPNGAWFGRWGVNYVYGTGSVVPGLITAGLPASHPAVRRAVDWLESVQNDDGGWGEDLRSYRESDWAGHGASTASQTAWALLALLAAGERDSKSTERGVAWLAETQRADGSWDEPYFTGTGFPWDFSINYNLYRQVFPLTALGRYVHGEPTFTNAFAGTLPDTREGD, encoded by the coding sequence ATGACAGCGACGACCGACGGAAGCACCGGGGCCATGGAACCCCGCGCAGCCGCGGCCAGCGAAACAACCGACACGACCTCCGGCACGACACCTGCCGCCTCCGACGTCCTCGACGCGGCCCGGCGGGCCACGGATCGCGCGGTCGAGCATCTGCTCGCGAGGCAGGACGCCCAGGGCTGGTGGAAGGGTGACCTCGAAACCAATGTGACCATGGACGCCGAGGACCTGCTTCTCCGTCAGTTCCTGGGCATTCAGGACGAGAAGACCGTCCGGGCGGCCGCGCTCTTCATCCGGGGCGAGCAGCGCGAGGACGGCACCTGGGCCACGTTCTACGGCGGACCGGGCGAACTCTCCACCACCATCGAGGCGTACGTCGCCCTGCGGCTGGCCGGCGACCTGCCGGACGATCCGCACATGGCGCGCGCGGCGGCCTGGATCAGGGCGCGCGGCGGCATCGCCGCGAGCCGCGTCTTCACCCGGATCTGGCTCGCCCTCTTCGGCTGGTGGAAGTGGGACGATCTACCGGAGCTGCCGCCCGAGCTGATCTTTCTGCCCTCGTGGTTCCCACTGAACATCTACGAGTTCGGCTGCTGGGCGCGGCAGACCGTCGTGCCGCTGACCGTGGTCTCCGCGCACCGGCCCGTGCGTCCCGCGCCCTTCTCGATCGACGAACTGCACACCGATCCGAAGCTGCCGAACCCGCCCAAGCAGCTTGCCAGGCCCACCAGTTGGGAAGGCGCGTTCCAGCGGCTCGACAAGGTTCTGCATCTCTACCAGAAGGTCGCGCCGCGCAAGCTGCGCGGCGCCGCGATGAAGAGCGCGGCGCGCTGGATCATCGAGCGGCAGGAGAACGACGGCTGCTGGGGCGGGATCCAGCCGCCCGCCGTGTACTCGCTGATCGCACTCCATCTCCTCGGATACGACCTCGACCATCCGGTGATGCGCGCGGGCCTGGAGTCGCTCGACCGGTTCGCCGTGTGGCGGGAGAACGGCGCCCGCCAGATCGAGGCCTGTCAGTCGCCGGTCTGGGACACCTGCCTCGCCACGATCGCACTCGCCGACGCGGGAGTACGCCCGGACGACCCGGCGCTCGTCAAGGCAGCCGACTGGATGATGAGCGAGCAGATCGTACGGCCGGGCGACTGGTCCGTACGACGGCCGGAACTTGAGCCGGGCGGCTGGGCGTTCGAGTTCCACAACGACAACTACCCCGACATCGACGACACCGCGGAAGTCATCCTGGCGCTGCGCCGCGTCGCGCACCCGGACCGGGGCCGGACAGAGGCCACGATCGAGCGCGGTGTCCGCTGGACACTCGGGATGCAGTCCAGGAACGGCGCCTGGGCGGCCTTCGACGCCGACAACACCAGCGCGTTCCCCAACCGGCTGCCGTTCTGCGACTTCGGCGAGGTCATCGACCCGCCGTCCTCCGACGTCACCGCGCATGTGGTGGAGATGCTCGCCGTCGAGGGCAAGGCGTACCACGCGCGCACCCGGCGCGGCATCGAGTGGCTGCTCGCCGAACAGGAGCCGAACGGCGCCTGGTTCGGCCGCTGGGGCGTCAACTACGTGTACGGAACAGGGTCGGTGGTGCCCGGGCTGATCACGGCAGGGCTGCCCGCGTCGCATCCCGCGGTCCGCCGCGCCGTCGACTGGCTGGAGTCCGTCCAGAACGACGACGGCGGCTGGGGCGAGGACCTGCGCTCGTACCGCGAGAGCGACTGGGCCGGGCACGGCGCGTCGACCGCCTCGCAGACCGCCTGGGCGCTGCTCGCCCTGCTCGCGGCGGGGGAGCGGGACAGCAAGTCCACCGAGCGGGGCGTCGCCTGGCTCGCCGAGACCCAGCGCGCGGACGGCTCCTGGGACGAGCCGTACTTCACCGGCACCGGATTCCCGTGGGACTTCTCCATCAACTACAACCTCTACCGGCAGGTCTTCCCGCTCACCGCGCTCGGGCGGTACGTCCACGGGGAGCCCACCTTCACCAACGCGTTCGCCGGTACCCTCCCCGACACCCGTGAGGGGGACTGA
- a CDS encoding 1-hydroxy-2-methyl-2-butenyl 4-diphosphate reductase: MSVPPAPSRPAPLLIACALGIEQFALRSGVRRSAPGPVTVLRTGMGARAAEAAVTRALGEGDPAGDTAVIASGFCAGLAPGMHPGDLIVADETRGPYGSTPCTGPELLADALAEALPGRTVHTGPLTGSDHVVRGHERAELRATGAIAVDMESAATLWSALRAGPRPVAAVRVVVDAPEHELVRIGTLRGGISAFRVLRAVLPAFFEWHRSLLLPRR; this comes from the coding sequence ATGAGCGTGCCCCCGGCGCCCTCACGGCCCGCGCCGTTGCTGATCGCCTGCGCGCTCGGCATCGAGCAGTTCGCGCTGCGCAGCGGCGTCCGCAGGAGTGCGCCGGGGCCCGTGACCGTACTGCGTACGGGCATGGGAGCCAGGGCGGCGGAAGCCGCCGTCACCCGGGCGCTCGGCGAAGGCGACCCCGCCGGGGACACCGCCGTCATCGCCTCCGGCTTCTGCGCCGGCCTCGCCCCCGGGATGCACCCCGGGGACCTGATCGTCGCCGACGAGACGCGCGGGCCGTACGGCAGCACGCCATGTACGGGACCGGAGCTGCTCGCGGACGCGCTGGCCGAAGCGCTGCCGGGGCGCACGGTGCACACCGGCCCGCTGACCGGCTCCGACCATGTCGTACGGGGGCACGAGCGGGCCGAGCTGCGGGCCACCGGGGCCATCGCGGTGGACATGGAATCCGCGGCGACGCTCTGGAGCGCGCTGCGGGCGGGACCGCGCCCGGTTGCGGCCGTACGAGTGGTCGTGGACGCCCCAGAGCATGAGCTCGTCCGCATTGGGACGCTGCGCGGTGGAATATCAGCCTTTCGTGTTCTCCGCGCCGTTCTGCCGGCTTTCTTTGAATGGCACCGTTCTTTACTGCTCCCCAGGAGGTGA